CCGGTATATGTAATGGCAAAAGGCACTCTGGGAGGAAATGCAATTATCAACGGAGGATTAACGGTAAATCAAGGATTGAATATAGAAGGGGGAAGATTAGCACCCGGCAATGGGTTGGAAACCGGTAAACTGGGAAAAATATCTATAAACAACGATTTAAATTTAACCGGTAAAACTAATTTGCACTTTGATATTTTACCAACTGATACTTATATAAATGACTCCATTGTTGTGAACGGAAATCTATCAGTATCAGGAATAAATGATATTGTGATAAATACAGAGAATGGAACATTAGCTGCAGGAACCTATTCGTTACTATCTTGGACAGGAACATTTTCAGGCGATTTGTCAAATTTTGAAATTGCCGGCATAAGTGGACTTCCAATGACTTTGATAATTGAAAATAAAACTTTGAAACTCGTAGTAAAAGCAACACGCGATACATCTTTTGTAGAATGGAGAGGTTATGAAAACAGTGATTGGGATTTCTTTACGAATAACTTTAATTTAGACGGAGTTTCAACTTACTTTGTCAACGGAGATTCAGTTTTGTTTAATGATGATGCGATCCTTAAAACAGTGAATCTTACCGATAATATGCTTGTATCAAATGCCAAATTTACGAATACTGTGCCTTATATTCTTCAAGGTACAGGTGGAATTTCAGGCAATGCTGATTTAATAAAAACCGCTAAGGGTTTGTTAGATATTCAAACAACCAATAATACATATACAGGTAAAACAATATTTACAAATGCTAAGGTGCAGACAGCTTCTTTGGCTGATGCGGGTGAACCAAGTTCATTGGGAGCTACAACTATTACAGAACCATCTAATTTTACGATGACAGACAGTTATTTAAGCATATTAACGGCCACCACGAATTCTAACAGAGGAATTAATATTGTAGGTTCAGACACGATTGATATCCCGAAATCAAATGGAATTGTTAACTTAACAGGAATTGTAGCGGGCACAGGTAACTTTATTAAAGCGGGTTCGGGACAGATAAATTTCTCGTCGCCTAACCCGAATATTTATACGGGTGAAACCGTGATTAAAGCAGGCACAATTGCTTTGGGTACAATTACGATGAATACTTACGGATTTGGTACCAACGGGAAAATCCGTATGGAAAACGGAGCGAAAATAAAAATGTATGATAGCAGCAGTGATTATTCACAAGCGCCGAGATGGTATGTTACAATACCTGAGGGTAGCAATGCTACAATAAATGCTTCAAGCCGTTGTAACATTAACGGAACTATTTCAGGAGCAGGGATACTAAATTTTTATACACCTTATGTTCGAACTGATTTAGTTGCCGGAGGCGCTGATTTTATCGGAAAAATAAATGTTATTACCGATGGTGATGGTGGGGATTTCAGAATAACAGCCAACAGCCAGAGTTTTCCAAATGCAAATATCAATTTGGGTGCTAATGTTAGAATGGGTGCCTATTCTTCAGTAGGGTCTAGTAGTACAAGTACATCACAAGTAATAAAAATAGGATCGCTTTCAGGTGAATCTACTTCTGCAGTATACGGCGGAACTTATTTAATTGGGAGCGATAATCGAGATGCCGTTTACAACGGAGTTATTAAAAGCGGTGCAACTATTACCAAACTTGGAACAGGAACTTGGACATTGACGAATGCAGCAGAAACAAGTTCTTCATTTAAAGTGTCAGGCGGAATGTTGGTGATAAGAAATACTTCCGGGAGCGCCACAGGTACAGGAACTTTGACTGTTAGTGATGCCATTTTATCAGGGACGGGAACCGTTGGCGGTCTGACAATTATTAGTGCAAACGGGAAAATAATGCCAGGACTTTCTGAAACAACAATTGGAACACTTACAATGCAGAAAAATGTTTCATTAACTTCCACAGCTACTACTATAATGAAAGTTTCAAATACAAGTAACGACTTGCTTAATGTAACAGGTACTCTTTATTTAGGTGGAACATTAGATTTAAGAAATATTTCAGGTAATTGGATGTTAGGTTCAAGCTATAAATTATTTTCTGCGCCAACTATCAGTGGAAATTTTGCGGCTATTATTCCTTCAACTCCTGGAGATGGTTTGTTCTGGGATACAAGCAGGATAAGCGAGGGCATTATTTCTGTAGTAAACAATACCGCTGTGAACGGGATAAATTCAGAAACAATAAAAGTTTATCCTAAAGTAGTTGAAAAATACTGTTTTGTTTCGCTAAAAGGGATAACAGGTAAAGTACTTATGGAAGTTTTCAATGCTAAAGGAGGCAAAGAATTAACTTACGACAGTGACAATAATGAATTGGTGAAATTGGATTTTTCGAAATTGCAAATCGGTGTTTATGTTTTAAGGTTATCTAATGCAACATCATCATTTAGCTATAAATTAGTTAAGAAATAATTGAATTGAGAGCCCATTTAATTTGGTGCTCTCAATAAACTTTCAAAGAAATGTCAAATACAAAAATCTTTTTTTTCCTTTTTTTTCTCTTGCTTTTTTATTCTTTTTCTTTTGGACAAAACAAAAAAATAGATTTGTCTGGTCAATGGAGATTTGAAATGGATAGAAATAATGTGGGGGAGGATGAAAAATGGTACAGTAAAAAACTTTCTGATAATATTTATCTCCCGGGTTCAATGGCAGAAAACCACAAAGGAGATGATGTAACATTGAATACACAATGGACTGCCAGCATTTACGACAGTACTTTTTTTTATAATCCCCGATTGAATAAATTCCATCAGCCAAATAATTTGAAACTGCCTTTTTGGCTTACTCCTGTTAAGTATTACGTTGGAACAGCGTGGTATCAGAAAGATATAATTATTTCTAAAGAGTGGAAAAACAGCAGGGTAATTCTCTTTCTTGAACGTCCTCATACCGAAACCCGGCTTTGGATAAATGATGTCGAAGTGGGAATGCAAAACTCATTATCTGTTCCTCATCAGTATGAAATAAGTAAATTCCTCAGAAAAGGAAAAAACACTATCAGTTTACGGATCGATAATAGGATAAAAGAGATAAACGTTGGAAAAGATTCTCACAGTATTACCGATCAAACACAAGGGAACTGGAACGGAATTGTAGGTAAAATGGAACTCCAATCTACACCTGCGAGTTATATTGAAGATTTACAGGTTTTCCCTGATTTGAAAAATAAAAAAGCGGTGGTAAAATTGAGTATTGCAGGAAATGTTTCAGGAACGATTTCTTTGAGTGCGGAAAGTTTCAATAGTGATAAGTCACACAAAATTAATCCGGTCCTAAAAGCATTTACAGTATCTGGACTATCTACGCCTGTTGAAATGGAATTGCCGATGGGCGATGATTTTTTGAAGTGGAACGAATTCCATCCGAATTTATATAAACTCACAGCTATTTTAAAAACCTCGAAAGGGACAGATATACGTGAAACTCGGTTTGGAATGCGTGATTTTACTATCGAGGGAAAATATTTTTATGTAAACGGACAAAAAACCATACTTCGCGGTACAGTAGAAAATTGTGTTTTTCCTTTAACGGGTTATCCGCCTATGGATAAAACATCATGGGAAAGAGTGTTTAGAATTTGTCGGAGTTTTGGACTCAATCACATGCGTTTTCACTCGTATTGTCCGCCACAGGCAGCATTTGAAGCTGCTGATATTGTTGGTTTTTATCTTCAACCGGAAGGCCCAAGTTGGCCTAACCACGGTTCTTCGCTTGGAGATGGAAAACCAATAGATAATTACCTCTGGGAAGAAGCGCAACGCATATCAAAAACGTATGGTAATTATCCTTCGTTTTGTATGTTTGCTATTGGTAATGAGCCGCGAGGACGTTGGGTTCCGTGGGTTACGAAGTTTGTTAATTACTGGAAAAAAGAAGATAACAGAAGAGTTTATACCGGTGCTTCTGTTGGAGGTAGTTGGGCGTGGCAGCCTGCAAATCAATATCACGTAAAAGCAGGTGCGCGTGGATTAAATTGGGAACGAAGACCTGAATCAGATTCTGACTATAGTTCAAAAATTGATA
The genomic region above belongs to uncultured Paludibacter sp. and contains:
- a CDS encoding putative Autotransporter-associated beta strand repeat protein (Evidence 3 : Putative function from multiple computational evidences), whose protein sequence is MEKLDRGIVAVKNNSSGYFISWRYFATDPEDIQFNLYARKVGATEFTKINDVPLTMTNYSPASGAVYMGTKIYVTSIINGVESEPSPEFIIPTSGFATYRSGYLDITYRPNLDTLEIHKYSTKFIWPADLDGDGEYDFVVDRLCVDGSSTHKIQGYLRTGKLLWTVDMGPNVNICQGQNDMVTAYDMDGDGKAEVIIKSSDGTKFANGLGVNGSTTFDTDNDGIIDYRPQNTYNPPWYITFIDGMTGNEKSTIAMKNPSNYTSTNKSIFMGTEYASLDGHMAIIYLDGKHPSVGYIYLTRTSADKYHWYYASAYGYNQSGNLVNWYNWERGYLDAAEAHSIRAADVDLDGRDELLDIGYGIKYDGTVAFNAHISHGDRFRTGDIDPERPGLETFAIQQNASSLLGQLVYDAGTGEALHKYYMSAVGDVGRGECMDVDPSKLGYEFWSTMPNIYDAQGNIIYEGSAPFPFEGVWWDGDLAREQLSATNNEGSTAMIEKYNPSTHSFGNRLIEFAKMTNWQVKSEWGARPAFFGDIIGDWREEIVLEKRGTQLIGDSTYETCPGFVAFSTDYPTDKRIYCLMQNPAYRCQATTKGYYQSPIPDFYLGYDMPTPPISPVQQAKLTWVSGTVFDKTSSNFVLQDEKTISAFSDGDDVMFDISGDNSAEIQINSDLAPSKLWAVNPKGHDYILSGSGKFTGTMELVKSLNGAFTINGNQTYTGKTIVSEGILYLNGASESPVYVMAKGTLGGNAIINGGLTVNQGLNIEGGRLAPGNGLETGKLGKISINNDLNLTGKTNLHFDILPTDTYINDSIVVNGNLSVSGINDIVINTENGTLAAGTYSLLSWTGTFSGDLSNFEIAGISGLPMTLIIENKTLKLVVKATRDTSFVEWRGYENSDWDFFTNNFNLDGVSTYFVNGDSVLFNDDAILKTVNLTDNMLVSNAKFTNTVPYILQGTGGISGNADLIKTAKGLLDIQTTNNTYTGKTIFTNAKVQTASLADAGEPSSLGATTITEPSNFTMTDSYLSILTATTNSNRGINIVGSDTIDIPKSNGIVNLTGIVAGTGNFIKAGSGQINFSSPNPNIYTGETVIKAGTIALGTITMNTYGFGTNGKIRMENGAKIKMYDSSSDYSQAPRWYVTIPEGSNATINASSRCNINGTISGAGILNFYTPYVRTDLVAGGADFIGKINVITDGDGGDFRITANSQSFPNANINLGANVRMGAYSSVGSSSTSTSQVIKIGSLSGESTSAVYGGTYLIGSDNRDAVYNGVIKSGATITKLGTGTWTLTNAAETSSSFKVSGGMLVIRNTSGSATGTGTLTVSDAILSGTGTVGGLTIISANGKIMPGLSETTIGTLTMQKNVSLTSTATTIMKVSNTSNDLLNVTGTLYLGGTLDLRNISGNWMLGSSYKLFSAPTISGNFAAIIPSTPGDGLFWDTSRISEGIISVVNNTAVNGINSETIKVYPKVVEKYCFVSLKGITGKVLMEVFNAKGGKELTYDSDNNELVKLDFSKLQIGVYVLRLSNATSSFSYKLVKK
- a CDS encoding conserved hypothetical protein (Evidence 4 : Unknown function but conserved in other organisms), which encodes MSNTKIFFFLFFLLLFYSFSFGQNKKIDLSGQWRFEMDRNNVGEDEKWYSKKLSDNIYLPGSMAENHKGDDVTLNTQWTASIYDSTFFYNPRLNKFHQPNNLKLPFWLTPVKYYVGTAWYQKDIIISKEWKNSRVILFLERPHTETRLWINDVEVGMQNSLSVPHQYEISKFLRKGKNTISLRIDNRIKEINVGKDSHSITDQTQGNWNGIVGKMELQSTPASYIEDLQVFPDLKNKKAVVKLSIAGNVSGTISLSAESFNSDKSHKINPVLKAFTVSGLSTPVEMELPMGDDFLKWNEFHPNLYKLTAILKTSKGTDIRETRFGMRDFTIEGKYFYVNGQKTILRGTVENCVFPLTGYPPMDKTSWERVFRICRSFGLNHMRFHSYCPPQAAFEAADIVGFYLQPEGPSWPNHGSSLGDGKPIDNYLWEEAQRISKTYGNYPSFCMFAIGNEPRGRWVPWVTKFVNYWKKEDNRRVYTGASVGGSWAWQPANQYHVKAGARGLNWERRPESDSDYSSKIDTVRQPYVSHETGQWCVFPDFTEIRKYTGVMKARNFELFREDLNDRNMGNLGQDFLMASGKLQALCYKNEIEKTFRTPEYAGFQLLSLNDYSGQGTALVGVLNAFWEEKGYINAQEFRKFCSPTVLLARMDKFVFKNNETLTAKIEVAHFGENPLKTRITNWKIKNEFGETIGSGKLPPQDIQIGNCQSLGKISFSLNLIGKAGKCNLEVSFAGINISNNWDFWVYPENLTMPDTTNIYITDKIDEKTKRILNEGGKVLLLIAGKVEQGKDVVQYMTPAFWNTSWFKMRPPHTVGTFINNYHPVFKDFPTDYYQNLQWWELVNRQQTMELNNFPADFQPIIQTIDTWFINRKLGMLFEANVDKGKIMVCSADLRSKLDQRIVARQLYYSILKYMNSNHFFPEYSLPLSLIDDLTHKQGERINIETKDAPDELKNKTL